DNA from Acidimicrobiia bacterium:
GGCCCCCATCGTCTGCGTCGGCGAGACCCTCGAGGAGCGCGAGCGCGGCGACACCGAGCCGCGGGTCGTCGGCCAGATCGCGGGCGCCTTCGCCGGCGTCCGGGCCGCCGACGCCGAGCGCGCCGTCGTCGCCTACGAGCCCATCTGGGCCATCGGCACCGGGCGCACCGCCACCCCCGACGACGCCAACGCCACCATCGGCGTCATCCGGCGGGCGCTCCGCGACCTCTACGCCGACACCGCCGACGCCATGCGCATCCAGTACGGCGGCAGCGTGAAGCCCGGCAACATCGCCGACCTCATGAGCCGACCCGAGATCGACGGGGCGCTGGTCGGGGGCGCCTCGCTCGACCCCGACGACTTCGCCCGCATCGTCCAGTACCGACGCTGAGCCGGGCCGCGGAGCCGGCGTCGGGCCGCCCCGACGGTAGGCTCACGCGGTGCTCAACGCGGTCCTCCTCTTCTTCGACGTCGCCACCGGCCTCGGCCTCGTCTTCCTGATCCTCCTGCACTCGGGTCGCGGCGGCGGCCTCTCCGACATGTTCGGCGGCGGGCAGCTCGGCGGGTCCATGGCCGGCTCGACCGTCGTCGAACGGAACCTCGACCGCCTGACGATCATCACCGCGGTGATCTTCACCTTCGCCACCGTCATCCTCGCCCTGCGCCTCCAGCCCTAGACGGTCGCCGCGGCGCGCGTCACGCCGGGCCGGCGCCGGGGTCCCTCGATTCCGAGAAGCGCTGTGGTAGCACGGTCGCGCGACCCGACCGACAAGGGGGACCACCGAGGTGCACTCGCGCCGCTGGTATCGGCGCGCGAGCGTGGCGTTGGGCGGGCTCGCGATCTCGCTCGTCGCGGTGTCACCCGTCGCCGCCGTCCCCGCCGCTCGCGCGCGCGCCGGCCCCCGCGGCGAGATCGTGATCGGCGCCGAGCAGGAGCCCGACTGCGCCGACTGGGTGTCCTCCTGCGCCGGGGCCAGCTGGGGCGTCTTCACGATGCAGGAGGAGACGATGCCCCGCGTCTTCGACATCCTCCAGCGCGGCGGGCAGTGGGCCTA
Protein-coding regions in this window:
- the tpiA gene encoding triose-phosphate isomerase, encoding MTRRPVIAGNWKMHHDHLVAIQVVQKLSYRLDPADYEGCDVVVCPPFTDLRTLQTLTEADRIPIQLGAQNCHWQPQGAFTGEVSPPMLARLGVRYVIVGHSERRQLFGETDEDVNRKCKAVLKHEMAPIVCVGETLEERERGDTEPRVVGQIAGAFAGVRAADAERAVVAYEPIWAIGTGRTATPDDANATIGVIRRALRDLYADTADAMRIQYGGSVKPGNIADLMSRPEIDGALVGGASLDPDDFARIVQYRR
- the secG gene encoding preprotein translocase subunit SecG — encoded protein: MLNAVLLFFDVATGLGLVFLILLHSGRGGGLSDMFGGGQLGGSMAGSTVVERNLDRLTIITAVIFTFATVILALRLQP